The sequence AGCACTCGTTGATCAGCGGCGCTGTTAGCATGATCGATATAGGGCTCGTCTGTTTCTGGAGAATTTGTATTTACACGTTAAGTTTGGCAAGCGGTTTTTTCTGATTCTGGTTCCGACTCAGAGCACCTGCTTTAAAAGAGCCATGCTACACACTTGAAAACAATATCAATGATCAATAGCAGTGTGCGGGTGTTGTGGCAAGCGTAGCCATGGATGGCGTAGCGCCCGCATCACGCCAGGAAGGCGTGTTAAGGGAAGAACAACACTTGCACGCTGCGCCATGCGCAAATAATGCTCGATGCTTTTGCCTTTAAAAGAGCCATGCTACACACTTGAAAACCACATCAATGATCAACTGCAGTGTGCGGGTGTTGTGGCAAGCGTAGCCATGGATGGCGTAGCGCCCGCATCACGCCAGGAAGGCGTGTTAAGGGAATAACAACACTTGCACGCTGCGTCATGCACAGATAATGTTCGAAGCTTTTGATAGTGTGATAGTTGCGGCGTGTGCAATGCGGATTTGTATTCATGTGGTATCACACCGGGAGCATTGATCAAGTCCTGCGCAAGAACACCATTACAATCAATAATTTGCGTGCAATTAGATCGGTATCATCCATAATCGGCAGATGAATACATCGGCAAAACTCGCGCGCGGCATTCACGCGGGCACAAGTACCCGCCCTAAAATTTGCGATGTTCAGCTATGAGAATAAGGTATTAGCAAAATGACGACTCATTCGCAGCCTGACTTATCCGCATTAAAGCGATTCTTGGATGCGGCGTGGTTGCAGCGTGGATTGGCTGATAACACACGGATGGCCTATCGCAGCGACCTTGAGCAATTTGCTCAGTGGCTGCTACAGCGCGGACAAAACTTACAACAAGTGCGACGCGATACAGTATTGGAATATTTAAGCTGGCGCTTAGAAACAGGCTACAAGGCGCGCTCGACAGCACGGTTTCTATCCGGTGCGCGGGGGTTTTATCAGTACCTGCTTGAGGAGGGACAGATTATTGAAAACCCAATGCTGCAGGTTGAATTGCCACAGATTGGCCGTGCATTGCCCGATACTTTATCCGAAGCGGATGTTGAACAGTTGTTGGCTGCGCCAGACGTGCAAGAGGCGCTGGGTTTGCGTGATCGCTGCATGCTCGAAGTACTGTATGCCAGCGGCTTGCGTGTCACCGAATTGATTAGTTTAACTTTGGATCAACTCAATACCCGCCAAGGCATTGTCCGAGTAATGGGTAAGGGCTCTAAAGAGCGCTTGGTGCCGCTGGGGGAAACCGCTTTGGACTGGTTGATGCTGTATATCAAAGAAGGACGCGGGCAGCTGCTGACGACGACAACAACCGATGTGCTGTTTCCCAGCCAACGTGGCCAACAGATGACGCGACAAACCTTTTGGCATCGAATTAAAATACATGCCAAAGCCGCAGGCATCATTAAACCGTTATCGCCGCATACGCTCAGGCATGCGTTTGCCACGCATTTGTTAAACCATGGTGCAGATCTGCGCGTGGTGCAGATGTTGCTGGGGCACAGTGATTTATCCACGACACAGATTTATACCCATGTCGCGCGTGCCCGCTTACAGGCGTTGCACAGCGAGCATCATCCACGCGGTTAGAGTCTCTGTTTGTTTCGGGGAATTACCCTTGGATCAGGCGTTAACGCTCAATTTAAACACTCTGCCTAAGTTATCTGCACATGCGCTCAAGGGCAGCTTGCAGACTATTATTGCACAAGGATAATGACTGTTTGCCCAAGCCCAACTGCGCAAGCTGGGCTGGCAATCTGCTCAACGCTCAAGCCATCAGTGCGCAGTAACAGGAAGGGGTGATAACACGTTGACGGTGGCGCTAGTGGGTTTAGGGGTGAGGATTAAATAGGCTGTTTAAGTAACGCGCGCATGCGTTCAAGTACGGCATTCAAGCCATTGCTGCGTGAGGGTGATAATTGCTTACTCAAGCCCAACTGGCTAAACCAAGCGCTGAGGTCCACAGTGGCAATCTGTTCAGCGCTCAAGCCATCAATCCGCAACAGCAGCAAAGCCAGTAAGCCGCGCAATAAACGTGCTTCGCTGGCCAACTGAAAACGTGGTGGCTCAAAGCGTTGATCAAGTCGCAGCCATACACGTGTTTCACAGCCCTGCACTAAGTTGTCAGGTTCGCGCAGATCCTCTGGCAGCTCCTCCAGTTGCGCACCCAATTGCAGTAACAGGCGGGCGCGCTGCTCCCACTGTTGGCAGCCTTGAAAGTCTTTCACAGCCTGCTGTGCTGCGGCGCTTAGTTCGCTCACTGCAGGATCTCTAAAGCTTGATCGAGGGCGCTAAAAAATCGCTTAATATCATCGCCATTGTTGTACATGGCCAGCGATACACGCACGGCGCCGGTTAGCTCTAAGCGCTTCATAAGCGGCATAGCGCAATGATGCCCAGCACGCACCGCTACGCCTTGCTCACCGAGCAGCAAAGCCAAATCCGCATGGTGCACCTGCGGGGCATTAAAACTGACCAGTGCACAGTTGGGCGAGCCAATGATTTGCATGCCGCGTGAATGCAAGCCCTCGAGGACAGCAGCATGTAATGCCGCTTCATGCTCAACAATGGCTTGGCTGTCTAAATCTTGCAGCCAGTCAAGTGTGGCCGCAAAAGCAATCACATTGGCAGTGCTCGGCGTGCCAGGCTCAAAGCCCAAGGGTGCTGGTAAAAACTCAGCCTGCTGATAATCACAGTGGCGCACCATTTCGCCACCAAACTGCCAGTGGCGTAGTGCTGATACCGCGCGCTCGCGGGCAAACAGCACACCAACACCATCCGGACCATAAATTTTATGCGCCGAGCAGACAAAAAAATCACAGTGCAACTGTTGCAAATCAGGGCGCTCATGTACCGCGGCTTGCGCGCCGTCAATCACTGTCCACGCGCCAACTTTATGTGCGGCATCCAGCAGGCGCTGCAATAATTGCTTATGGCCAACCACATTGGACAGCGTGCTCACAGCCAGCACGCGACAGCGCGGCGAAAGCTGGGCAATGGCGTAGTCAATATCAAGGTGCCCGTCAGCGTCCATGGGCAACACCTTTAAGGTCAAGCCGCGGTTGTGGGCTAATTGCTGCCACGGCAGCAGGTTGGCATGGTGTTCATAGGCGCTGATAAAAATCTCATCACCAGCGTTAAAGTGATGCGCTAACGCCTGGCTCAGCAGGTTGATGCCTTCAGTGCTGCCCTTGGTGAAAATCAGCGTATCGTGCTCATGGGCTTCTAGCCAGTTGGCGATACGCCTGCGTGCCGCTTCAAATGCGCGAGTGGCGCGCTCACCAGGCATATGCTGAGCGCGATGCACATTGGCGACACCCTGTTGATAATAGTCAGTCAGTGCATCAATCATTACTTGCGGTTTTTGCGCAGTCGCGGCACTGTCGAGCCACACCTGTTGCTGCTCAGCTAGAGCAGCAATACCGGGGAAAAATTGACGCCAAGGGGAGGGTAGAAACATTGCAGGTATATCCATCGCACAAAGGTAAGCGTGTTAAAAGTACGACACAGACTCAAGCAGCACGAGCAGCAAGAGCGCTGCATACTGCCCGTGACGTCCTTTTTATTCAGTGCTGCTGATGCACTCGACCTCGCCCGTTACTGGGTTGCGGTAAAAAGATAAATCATCCTGCAGGGCTAACTCGCTGGCTAAAACAGTTCTTAGCACGTGCTTTGCGCGATTGAAAACAGTGACGCTGGTGTCAGCGGTCAAGAGCAGGCCGGCTTCCACAGTATTGCGGTTGCCGAGTGAGATGCCTACATCAGCATGGCTGTTGATTACGCAGTGATGGCCGACGCTGATCAGCGGTTGATTGCTCGAACTGGCCATCGCGCAGCCACCTTGCAGGGTTGAATCTGCACCAATCAAAACACCAGAGGCGATACAGCCATCAATAGTGCTGGCGCCTTGGGTACCGGCATTAAAGCTGATTGAGCCTTCTTGCAATACCACGGTGCCTTCGCCGACGTAAGCGCCTAAACGCACGCGCGCAGCATCGGCAATGTGAATGCCTTTGGGCACCACGTAATCGGTCAGCTTGGGCAGTTTGTCAACTGAGAAAACATTGAGCATGCGCCCTTTAATGCGCTCTTCTAATTGTTGATCAGCCACTTCATTGATATCTATCGCGCCACGGTTGGTCCAGGCGACATTGGGCAATACATTGAATAAATCGGATAGATTGATTTCGTGTGGCTTGCACAAACGGTGTGAAATCAGCTGCAGCTTGAGGTACGCCTCCGGCACTGATTGTGGCTGTGAGTCATGCTCTAAGATGCAGGCCACGGTGGGTTTATGGCTTTCTGCTAAACGCACCAGCAAGGCGCTTTGTTCAGGGTCGATGCGCTTGAGTGCATGGGCTAAATCAGAGGCTATAGCAAAGTTAAAGTCGATCACTTGATTGCCGCCGCTGTAGCCCAAGATTGCTTGAATGCGCTTTACAAATTCCGCGCTGGGGTGCAATAAAGGGCGAGGAAATAACACCTCTAGCCATTGAGCTTCACGGTTACGGGTGCCGACACCAAAAGCGATACTAAACAGGGATTGCGACATGAGAATTCCTTATGCGAGAAGCCAGTGTAAAGCTTAGCGAAGTATGCAAGCTAGCTATTGAAGGCGCTTTGATACAGCTCAGGCTTAAAGCCGACAAGTGTACGCTCACCTAAATCGAGGACCGGCCGTTTGATCATCGACGGCTGTGCCAGCATTAACGATATGGCCTTGGCTTGATCAAGGTCGGCTTTGCTGGCGTCATCGAGTTTACGGAATGTAGTCCCAGCACGGTTGAGAATTTTCTCCCAACCATGCTCGTTGCACCACTGCTCTAAATGCGTTTGATCAATGCCAACACTTTTGTAATCGTGAAAAGTATAGGTTTTACCTTGCGCATCCAACCATGTGCGGGCTTTTTTCATGGTGTCGCAGGCTTTAATGCCATACAGGGTTAAGTCGCTCATAAAACCTCCGTAACAACGTTTAAAGAATAGCCAAGTTGACGCGGTAAACAATTGAACCAAACATACACAGCATGCCAAACATTAGTAGGGCAATACCCCATGAGCGCTCACGCCAATTATAACCAAAGGCCAAGCAAAACATACCAATGGTGATTAAGGTCGTCATAACGTTGAGAGGGTTGTCCATATATATCCTTATTAATACACACTTGATAAATGGGTGACGGTGCCGCTGGCGCCAGTCGAGAGTTGTGCAATCATGCTTTCTTGCAGTGCGTGGCACAGGTCTGGATCAGCCAAGGGTAAACCTTCTGCGTCGGTGATAAAAAACACATCTTCAATGCGCTCACCGAGGGTAATGATTTTTGCGTTAACCACCGCCAAATTAAACTCTAGAAAAATACCTGCGATACGCGCCAATAAGCCCGGACGATCTGGGGCAATCACTTCAACGATGGTATAGGGGCGTGATGCGTCATTATGGATGGTGATTTGTGGGGTGAAAGAAAAATGCTTAAGTTGACGCGGTACACGACGTTGAATAATAGCTGGGTAGTCCGCAGGGTTGCGCAGCGCCGCAGTCAACCCGCTACGGATTTGCTGAATACGTTCGGGGTCATCACCAATGCGATCACCGGCGGCATCCAAGACAATATAGGTTTCAATACTAAAATGCCCCTTAGACGTCATAATTCGCGCGTCTAAGGTACTCAAATCAAGTTGGTCGAGGGTGGCGACTGTCACAGCAAAGAAGTCATGACGGTGCGCACCGTAAACAAATATTTGTGTGCCACCATCGTATTCGCGTTGTGTGGTTTCACGCACCAGCACCAGCGGCTCAAGATGATCTTTGTGTTGCAAAATAGCTGCACTGTGCCAAGCAATATCACCGGCACTGTGGCGTAAAAAATAGTCATCACCAAGGTGATTCCAGAGTTGCTCTACGGCTTCTAAATCAGCGCCTTCCTCAGTCAGCAAGCTTAATGCTGTGGCTTGACGCGTGGTGATTTGTTCTTCGCGCTCCAGCGGGTTTTCTAAGCCGCGGCGCAGTGCGCGACGGGTTTCGCTATAGAGCTGACGCAGCAGTTGCGCGCGCCATGAGTTCCATAAGGTGGGGTTGGTGGCATTGATATCGGCGACAGTCAGCACATACAGATAATCTAAGCGCACTTGATCGCCAACCAGTAAAGCAAAGTTGTAAATTTCTTCTGGATCAGAGATATCTTTACGCTGCGCGGTGACAGACATCACCAAGTGATTGCGCACCAACCAAGTGATTAAGCGAGTATCCCAAGAGGGCAACTTGTGCAGTTTGCCGAATTCCTCGGCGATCTCAGCGCCCAATAGCGAGTGATTGCCACCACGGCCTTTACCAATATCATGAAATAAGCCGGCCAAATAAATCAGCTCAAGTTTAGGTAAGCGGCTCATAATGGCGCTGGCCAAGGAATATTTCTCAGCAAAGTCAGGATGGCGTAGTTTGCGCAGATGCTTAATCAGATTCAGCGTATGCGCATCCACGGTATAAATATGAAAGAGGTCATGTTGCATCTGCCCAACGATGCGGCCAAACTCGGGCAAGTAGCGGCCTAAGATTCCATAGCGGTTCATCCGCCGTAGATTCATATGGATGCCTTCTTCGCAGCGAAATAAATCTAAAAATAAGTTGATATTGCGCTCATCTTGGCGAAATTCATCATCAATTAAATGGCGATGATCGCGCAGTAAGCGAATGGTTTGTGAACGAACACCTTTGATTTCTGGATGCTGAGCTAACAGCACAAAGATTTCCAAAATAGCTGAGGGCGTGTCGCTAAACACATACGGATTACAGGCTTCGATATAACCGCTGCGAATTCGAAAGCGCTGGTTAATCGGTGTGGGTAGATCGGTACAGTCAATACGGACAATGGTTTCCTCAAAGTACTGATTGATCAGATCGGACAGTTGCGAAATGCCCATTACCACGCGGTAATACTTTTGCATAAAGTGCTCGATAGCAGGCTTGTTGTCATCATCCTCATAACCAAACAAATGAGCAATTTTGTGCTGGAAGTCGAGCAGTAAGCGGTCTTCATTACGCCCAGATAGCATGTGCAGAGCGTAGCGTACTTGCCATAGAAAAGCCCGAGCATTTGCCAACAAGCGGTACTCGCCTTCGGTTAAAAAGCCTGGCGCTTCCAAACTGCTTAAGGTGCGCATACCAAAACGGCGGCGGGCGATCCACATGATGGTTTGCACATCGCGTAAACCGCCAGGTGAGCCTTTAACGTTGGGTTCAAGATTGTATTCGGTATCGTTGTATTTATTATGGCGCTCGCGTTGCTCTTGCTGTTTACCAATAAAAAACTGCTCACTGGACCACATATGCTGCGGGCCAATGCGCTTACGCATGTCCTCTAGCAGCTGTTGTTCACCAGCGATTAAGCGGCTTTCTAGCAGATTGGTCATGATGGTTAGATCGTTGCGTGCTTCTTCGGCGCATTGTGCAACCGAGCGCACACTGTGACCGACCTCAAGGCCGATATCCCATAAGAAAGTCAGAAAACCGGAAATGTATTCGTGCAAATACTGATTATCTTCATGCTCCAACAGGATCAGTAAATCAA comes from Pseudomonas sp. C27(2019) and encodes:
- a CDS encoding ArsC family reductase, with product MSDLTLYGIKACDTMKKARTWLDAQGKTYTFHDYKSVGIDQTHLEQWCNEHGWEKILNRAGTTFRKLDDASKADLDQAKAISLMLAQPSMIKRPVLDLGERTLVGFKPELYQSAFNS
- a CDS encoding 2,3,4,5-tetrahydropyridine-2,6-dicarboxylate N-succinyltransferase, whose product is MSQSLFSIAFGVGTRNREAQWLEVLFPRPLLHPSAEFVKRIQAILGYSGGNQVIDFNFAIASDLAHALKRIDPEQSALLVRLAESHKPTVACILEHDSQPQSVPEAYLKLQLISHRLCKPHEINLSDLFNVLPNVAWTNRGAIDINEVADQQLEERIKGRMLNVFSVDKLPKLTDYVVPKGIHIADAARVRLGAYVGEGTVVLQEGSISFNAGTQGASTIDGCIASGVLIGADSTLQGGCAMASSSNQPLISVGHHCVINSHADVGISLGNRNTVEAGLLLTADTSVTVFNRAKHVLRTVLASELALQDDLSFYRNPVTGEVECISSTE
- a CDS encoding aminotransferase class V-fold PLP-dependent enzyme, translated to MFLPSPWRQFFPGIAALAEQQQVWLDSAATAQKPQVMIDALTDYYQQGVANVHRAQHMPGERATRAFEAARRRIANWLEAHEHDTLIFTKGSTEGINLLSQALAHHFNAGDEIFISAYEHHANLLPWQQLAHNRGLTLKVLPMDADGHLDIDYAIAQLSPRCRVLAVSTLSNVVGHKQLLQRLLDAAHKVGAWTVIDGAQAAVHERPDLQQLHCDFFVCSAHKIYGPDGVGVLFARERAVSALRHWQFGGEMVRHCDYQQAEFLPAPLGFEPGTPSTANVIAFAATLDWLQDLDSQAIVEHEAALHAAVLEGLHSRGMQIIGSPNCALVSFNAPQVHHADLALLLGEQGVAVRAGHHCAMPLMKRLELTGAVRVSLAMYNNGDDIKRFFSALDQALEILQ
- a CDS encoding SufE family protein, which translates into the protein MSELSAAAQQAVKDFQGCQQWEQRARLLLQLGAQLEELPEDLREPDNLVQGCETRVWLRLDQRFEPPRFQLASEARLLRGLLALLLLRIDGLSAEQIATVDLSAWFSQLGLSKQLSPSRSNGLNAVLERMRALLKQPI
- a CDS encoding [protein-PII] uridylyltransferase — encoded protein: MLPMDLELFNPEAFQRKLDETSQPIAIYRSAIEHARMVLDQRFLDQQDIHDLVHARAWFIDQLLSHAWWSKSCPTGGCNMALIAVGGYGRGELHPHSDIDLLILLEHEDNQYLHEYISGFLTFLWDIGLEVGHSVRSVAQCAEEARNDLTIMTNLLESRLIAGEQQLLEDMRKRIGPQHMWSSEQFFIGKQQEQRERHNKYNDTEYNLEPNVKGSPGGLRDVQTIMWIARRRFGMRTLSSLEAPGFLTEGEYRLLANARAFLWQVRYALHMLSGRNEDRLLLDFQHKIAHLFGYEDDDNKPAIEHFMQKYYRVVMGISQLSDLINQYFEETIVRIDCTDLPTPINQRFRIRSGYIEACNPYVFSDTPSAILEIFVLLAQHPEIKGVRSQTIRLLRDHRHLIDDEFRQDERNINLFLDLFRCEEGIHMNLRRMNRYGILGRYLPEFGRIVGQMQHDLFHIYTVDAHTLNLIKHLRKLRHPDFAEKYSLASAIMSRLPKLELIYLAGLFHDIGKGRGGNHSLLGAEIAEEFGKLHKLPSWDTRLITWLVRNHLVMSVTAQRKDISDPEEIYNFALLVGDQVRLDYLYVLTVADINATNPTLWNSWRAQLLRQLYSETRRALRRGLENPLEREEQITTRQATALSLLTEEGADLEAVEQLWNHLGDDYFLRHSAGDIAWHSAAILQHKDHLEPLVLVRETTQREYDGGTQIFVYGAHRHDFFAVTVATLDQLDLSTLDARIMTSKGHFSIETYIVLDAAGDRIGDDPERIQQIRSGLTAALRNPADYPAIIQRRVPRQLKHFSFTPQITIHNDASRPYTIVEVIAPDRPGLLARIAGIFLEFNLAVVNAKIITLGERIEDVFFITDAEGLPLADPDLCHALQESMIAQLSTGASGTVTHLSSVY
- the xerD gene encoding site-specific tyrosine recombinase XerD, whose product is MTTHSQPDLSALKRFLDAAWLQRGLADNTRMAYRSDLEQFAQWLLQRGQNLQQVRRDTVLEYLSWRLETGYKARSTARFLSGARGFYQYLLEEGQIIENPMLQVELPQIGRALPDTLSEADVEQLLAAPDVQEALGLRDRCMLEVLYASGLRVTELISLTLDQLNTRQGIVRVMGKGSKERLVPLGETALDWLMLYIKEGRGQLLTTTTTDVLFPSQRGQQMTRQTFWHRIKIHAKAAGIIKPLSPHTLRHAFATHLLNHGADLRVVQMLLGHSDLSTTQIYTHVARARLQALHSEHHPRG